The sequence TGAGGTAATCCAAAGAATAGGGCCCTGCGATGCCAAGATAACAGTCAATAAGATTGAGGATGTAAGAATCAGCAAGAGGAAGTTCATTGTTGAAAGGGCAAAAGAGCTTCTCCACAACTGGATGGAAACCTCAATGCCTGACTCGCAGGAGCTTTCTGAGGAAGTTACTCATTCTGTAAGAGTTATGGAAGTCCAGGAATACGGAAAGGACAGGCTTCCTGCAGGCCCTGCTATTGATGAGTCAGATGAGATAATACTTGTTGAGGGAAGGGCAGATGTGCTTAACCTTCTGAAGTATGGAATCAAGAATGCAATAGCAATGAACGGCACCAATATGCCCCAGACAGCAATTGACCTGAGCAAGCAGAAAACCGTAACCCTCTTCGTGGATGGAGACAGGGGCGGAGATTTGATAATCAAGGGAATGATGGGAGTTGCAGAGATTGACTTTGTAGCAAAGGCGCCCGATGGGAAGGAAGTTGAGGAAATCACCCAGAAGGAAATCCTTAAGGCGCTCAGGGGAAGGATTGCTGTTGAGCAGGCGAAGCTTGACACAAACGGAACTGAGGAACAGCAGCAGGTTGAAAGGCAGCACCAGGGCGAAAACGCCTATGAGGAATACAGAAAGGAAAGAACCAGCAGAGACAGCCGCGATAACCGCGACAGCAGAGATAGCAGGGACTTTGACAGGCGAAGGAACGGCAATAGCCGGGACAGCAGAGACAGCCGGGACATGAGAGGAAGGATGCCCAGCAATAACATCAGGATGCCTCCAAGAAGGGAAGAGCAGCCGTCGCCAAAGCTTTCACCTGAGCAGAGCGCAACATTCAAGCAGACAGCCGAAGAGCTTGTTGGGACAAGAGGAGCATGCATCTTTGACGAGAAGATGAATGTCCTTGGAAAGGTTCCGATGACTGAACTGTATGGAACCCTGAACAATATCAACTCAGGAATTGAGAGCATTGTCTTTGACGGCTCAATCGAGCCAGAGCTTGTTAGGCTTGCAGAAAAGGCAAATGTCAAAATCCTTGTCGGAATGGACTCAAAAGTGAGGCCGGGAGAATCAAGGATTAAGATAGCGACAATTGCTGAGCTTTAAATGAGTTGAATGATTTTTTTTCTTTTTTCTTTTCTTTGAAGGTTCTTAATTATCAAAATTATAGGCGCATCATTCTTTTTTCAATAGTCAAAGTAAGGATAATTATAACCTGCAAA is a genomic window of Candidatus Woesearchaeota archaeon containing:
- the dnaG gene encoding DNA primase DnaG, producing MGKISPVSAKYIIHATISIEGVVDRPDVIGAVFGQTEGLLGADLELRELQRSGRIGRIEVAYDTKGGKTYGSVQIPSSLDKAETAIVAASLEVIQRIGPCDAKITVNKIEDVRISKRKFIVERAKELLHNWMETSMPDSQELSEEVTHSVRVMEVQEYGKDRLPAGPAIDESDEIILVEGRADVLNLLKYGIKNAIAMNGTNMPQTAIDLSKQKTVTLFVDGDRGGDLIIKGMMGVAEIDFVAKAPDGKEVEEITQKEILKALRGRIAVEQAKLDTNGTEEQQQVERQHQGENAYEEYRKERTSRDSRDNRDSRDSRDFDRRRNGNSRDSRDSRDMRGRMPSNNIRMPPRREEQPSPKLSPEQSATFKQTAEELVGTRGACIFDEKMNVLGKVPMTELYGTLNNINSGIESIVFDGSIEPELVRLAEKANVKILVGMDSKVRPGESRIKIATIAEL